The uncultured Desulfuromonas sp. genome contains the following window.
ATTTTTTTGTGATGTCTTTGCTTGGCGAAGTGTGGACGACGTCATCTTTTTGCTGACGGAAGATGTTTTTAGACGCCCTTGCCTTGTTGCGTGATTCCGGTGCGATAAGAGGTACACAATAAACGTTCTGGTATTCGCAGGGTGTTGAAAAAGTCCCGTCCGGGGTTTTTTCAACGACGCAAGCCGAAAATGCGATTTCCGTCTTGCTCACAAAATCACGGATTTGAACGCCTGTCCTTGATTGTGGTCGCCTGTTTAAGAGCTCTACAAGCTGTTTTTTCAACCGCATGCTAAACGGATTTCGATAAGCAGCCCAAGATTCTCCAGCGCAGGGCGTATTGACGTTGGGCAGACCAGGACAACGTTTTTATGAATGAAGAGGAGGACATGGCAACGAAAAAAACGACGTATCTCGCCATATTGACGGTCCATCTCCTGTTGATGGTGACGGCTTGGCTTGTTGGGATTGGGCGAGAAGGGATCGTTGTTTTGATCCCCGCCGGATTGGCGAGCATGATGATCATTCGCGCAGAATTCAGGAAAGCCTCGCTGCCCCAACCGGGTCTGGCAGCGATGTTCACCGGTGTTGTGCCGCCGCTGACCGAGTTACTGCGTGGGCTGCAACAAGAGGTTGGTGAACAGTGCCGGGATGCCTGCAAAGAAAGCCAACAGGTGCAGGATATCCTTGCCGATGCCATTGATAAATTAGTCTCCAGCTTTACCGCGCTTGAATCGCATACTTCACGCCAAAGGCAATTGGCGATTCAGATGACGCATGGTCACGACAACGGTGCACAAGGGGCAATTTCTTTTAGCGCCCTGTTTCAACACATCGAATGTGCCATGCAACGCTTGTTGGACACGATGGTGACCCACAACGCACAAACCGAGCAGTTGGTTCTCTCGATAGATGAAACTCAGAGACAGTTTCATAAGATCCTCGACATGCTTAAGGACGTGAAAAAGATCGCTGAACAGACAAATTTGTTGGCGATCAATGCCGCGGTCGAGGCGGCGCAGGCCGGAAACGCCGGCAAAGGGTTTGCCGTTGTCGCCGAAGAGGTCCGCACTCTCTCGGTTCGTTCCAACCGGTTCAGTGAGCAGATCGACCTTTGCGTGCAGGCGATCTCAACATCTCTCAATGAGGTGGCAACATCGGTGCAACGTCTTTCCGAGCGTTCCGGCCGAATGGTGGAAAAAGAACGCAATCATCTTGCAACAACCATGGAGCAAACGCGCGCATTCAACCACATTGTCGAGCAAAACGCGGAACAGATTTCTTCTCTTGCCGAGTCGGTGGCGCATCAGGTCCGCAGTGCTGTGACTTTCTTGCAATTTCAGGACATGTCGACCCAGGTGATTGAATCCGTCATATGGAGATTCGAATCCGTGGACCGGTTGCTGTGTGATGTGGCCGAGCAGTTTGAAGCGCATTGCCCGCAAAACCGCAACGTTCCTGGCGATCCCTGCCGTCATCTTGAAATCGCAGTTCAGAATGCGTCTCAGCTGGTCCGTGAGCGTCACCACAATCCGGTGTCGCAGAAAAATATGGATGAAGGTGAAATCGAGCTGTTTTAAGTGCGTTAAAAGAAAGGAGAACGCGATATATGGCGAAAACAATCTTAGCCGTCGATGATTCGAAATCAATTTTACAGATGGTGTCATTCACCCTCACTGGGGCCGGCTACCAGGTGGTGGAAGCCGGCAACGGCCAGGAAGGACTGGCCCTCGCTCAGCGTCAAAAGGTGGATTTGGTGCTGACCGATCTCAATATGCCGGTCATGGATGGCCTGACCCTGGTGCAGAAACTGCGTTGCAGCGCGGCGTATAAATTTACCCCCATCCTGATGTTGACCACCGAAGCCGGAGCCGACTTCAAGGCCAAAGGGAAAGCTGTCGGACTTACCGGCTGGCTGGTCAAACCCTTTGATCCGCAGAAGTTGCTCGCTGTTGTCAAAAAAGTTCTC
Protein-coding sequences here:
- a CDS encoding methyl-accepting chemotaxis protein, with product MATKKTTYLAILTVHLLLMVTAWLVGIGREGIVVLIPAGLASMMIIRAEFRKASLPQPGLAAMFTGVVPPLTELLRGLQQEVGEQCRDACKESQQVQDILADAIDKLVSSFTALESHTSRQRQLAIQMTHGHDNGAQGAISFSALFQHIECAMQRLLDTMVTHNAQTEQLVLSIDETQRQFHKILDMLKDVKKIAEQTNLLAINAAVEAAQAGNAGKGFAVVAEEVRTLSVRSNRFSEQIDLCVQAISTSLNEVATSVQRLSERSGRMVEKERNHLATTMEQTRAFNHIVEQNAEQISSLAESVAHQVRSAVTFLQFQDMSTQVIESVIWRFESVDRLLCDVAEQFEAHCPQNRNVPGDPCRHLEIAVQNASQLVRERHHNPVSQKNMDEGEIELF
- a CDS encoding response regulator, with amino-acid sequence MAKTILAVDDSKSILQMVSFTLTGAGYQVVEAGNGQEGLALAQRQKVDLVLTDLNMPVMDGLTLVQKLRCSAAYKFTPILMLTTEAGADFKAKGKAVGLTGWLVKPFDPQKLLAVVKKVLG